The following are encoded together in the Pedobacter steynii genome:
- a CDS encoding SusC/RagA family TonB-linked outer membrane protein, whose translation MRKILTIIAVVICFLPGMLSAQTKVITGTVKEKEGALPGAGITEKGMPSNATLTDANGNFKITLKGSSQVLIIRNIGYQTQEVNVAGNSNVNITLEVDSKGLDEVVVVGYGTQKKVNLTGSVASISAKELNARPITNVSSALAGLAPGVSVQQGSGKPGSDGATIRIRGTGTLNNNNPLVVIDGIVGTMDAVNPNDIENISVLKDAAAGAIYGSLSANGVILITTKKGTAGRNNVTYSGLISFARPSRLPEFISDYARFMRLTNESNRNMGVSEVYAAGTIEKWDEANKNPNGISASGVPNYVAYPNTDWAEWVFGKNQLVQNHNIAVTGGTDKVTYNLSAGYLDNAGIMKNTGLQKYQIRANVESKINKVLTLGTQTFISTQSVGKANTANAFNFMWQTNPGIYPFYEGRYGFAPAIEEPVTNNNILTYLNGTGGKDKETRINSTLYAIFNLYKGLTLETKVNYQDRYRELSSFAMPIEKWDFSTNTLKVPLSPGADLSTSYEFNKNYTLTFDNVLRYQTSIGNHDLSAMVGYNQFYYNFYDVRTSKKGLIDYGNTTLSSATDISNTSGGQEYDRSMRSWFGRVNYAYKSKYLLEAVLRYDGSSKFASENRFGVFPSFSAGWRISEEGFMKGIADKIQNLKLRASWGKVGNNIMSVDDDRGNYDYLASYDKVNYSYNNASNTGLAVTKFGNNTLQWESTAVANLGLDLTTFGGRMNLEVDVYQKKTDNILTTPPIYLTAGTASAPTQNTASMSNKGIEFTLGWKDKVGEVEYSVVGNFAYNFNRVTKYRGKLSEGYTTDANGNRVYSSNIGQVGSGDNTRILEDHTINELYLLQVYKGNGSYQNTDGSVNINGGPQDGMIRTTQDLDWVRSMIAAGYKFGPVSTVGKGQLYYGDLIYADSNADGTYGNNFDKQFTNASSIPKYTMGLNFGAAWKGFDFSMLWAASTGMKYLYNQSGINSTRTNLGNAIGTRIADDHYYYNEANPNDPANNLTASLPRLKWGSSDNQTNIPSNFWLYNASYLKLKNVQLGYSFSDGLIKRIGLSRLRVFLTGENLLMITKYPGLDPEVGANLSYPTMKQFATGLTATF comes from the coding sequence ATGAGAAAAATATTAACCATTATTGCTGTGGTGATTTGCTTTCTGCCAGGCATGCTTAGTGCCCAGACAAAAGTGATTACCGGAACGGTCAAAGAAAAAGAAGGTGCCCTGCCAGGCGCAGGCATTACAGAGAAGGGAATGCCCTCAAATGCGACGCTAACCGACGCAAACGGAAATTTCAAAATTACTTTAAAGGGCAGCAGTCAGGTCCTGATCATTAGAAATATAGGTTATCAAACCCAGGAAGTAAATGTTGCGGGCAATAGCAACGTAAATATTACTCTGGAAGTAGATTCAAAAGGGCTGGATGAAGTAGTCGTAGTTGGATACGGTACGCAGAAAAAGGTAAACCTGACCGGATCTGTGGCTTCTATCAGTGCTAAAGAATTGAATGCAAGACCCATTACAAACGTGTCTTCTGCTTTAGCCGGACTTGCGCCAGGCGTATCGGTACAGCAAGGAAGCGGTAAACCAGGATCAGACGGCGCAACCATTCGGATCAGGGGAACAGGAACGCTTAACAACAACAATCCTCTTGTTGTAATTGATGGTATTGTCGGAACGATGGATGCTGTAAACCCCAACGATATTGAGAACATCTCGGTACTAAAGGACGCGGCTGCAGGAGCAATTTATGGCTCGTTATCTGCGAATGGGGTAATCCTGATCACCACTAAAAAGGGTACCGCAGGACGAAATAATGTAACTTATTCAGGGTTGATCTCTTTTGCCAGACCAAGCAGACTGCCTGAATTTATATCCGATTACGCCAGGTTTATGCGTTTAACCAATGAGAGTAACCGTAACATGGGAGTCTCAGAAGTGTATGCTGCCGGAACGATCGAAAAATGGGATGAAGCCAATAAAAACCCTAATGGTATTAGTGCAAGCGGCGTTCCTAATTATGTAGCTTATCCGAATACGGATTGGGCGGAATGGGTTTTTGGTAAAAATCAATTGGTGCAGAATCATAACATAGCGGTAACAGGTGGTACTGACAAAGTAACTTATAACCTTTCTGCTGGTTATCTGGACAATGCGGGGATCATGAAGAATACCGGTTTACAGAAATATCAGATTCGTGCAAATGTGGAATCCAAGATCAATAAGGTGCTGACTTTAGGAACACAAACTTTCATCTCTACTCAGTCTGTCGGAAAAGCAAATACAGCGAATGCCTTTAACTTTATGTGGCAGACCAATCCAGGTATTTACCCTTTTTACGAGGGAAGATATGGTTTCGCACCGGCAATAGAAGAACCTGTAACCAATAACAACATCCTGACCTATCTGAATGGAACGGGAGGAAAGGATAAAGAAACAAGGATCAATTCTACGCTATATGCAATTTTTAATCTTTATAAGGGATTAACACTGGAAACAAAGGTCAATTACCAGGATCGGTATCGTGAATTGAGTAGTTTTGCAATGCCTATAGAGAAATGGGACTTTTCTACCAATACTTTAAAGGTGCCTTTATCGCCGGGTGCTGATCTGAGTACAAGTTATGAATTCAATAAAAACTATACCCTGACATTTGATAATGTGCTTCGTTACCAAACTTCCATTGGGAATCATGATTTAAGCGCGATGGTGGGGTACAATCAGTTTTATTACAATTTTTATGACGTAAGGACTTCTAAAAAAGGACTTATTGATTATGGTAATACGACTTTAAGTTCTGCAACAGATATCTCCAATACTTCCGGCGGGCAAGAGTACGACCGCAGCATGCGCTCCTGGTTTGGGCGTGTGAACTACGCATATAAATCAAAATACCTGCTTGAAGCTGTTTTGCGTTATGATGGATCCTCTAAATTTGCAAGCGAAAACAGATTTGGCGTTTTTCCCTCTTTTTCTGCAGGATGGAGAATCTCTGAAGAAGGCTTCATGAAAGGAATTGCAGATAAAATTCAAAACCTCAAACTACGTGCTTCATGGGGTAAAGTTGGAAATAATATCATGAGTGTGGATGATGACAGAGGCAATTATGACTATCTGGCCAGCTATGACAAAGTCAATTATTCTTATAACAATGCTTCTAATACGGGGCTTGCAGTTACCAAATTTGGAAATAATACCTTACAATGGGAGTCAACGGCAGTAGCCAATCTTGGCTTGGACCTGACCACTTTTGGCGGTAGAATGAACCTGGAGGTAGATGTATATCAGAAAAAAACAGACAATATCTTAACTACTCCTCCTATTTATCTTACTGCAGGTACGGCCAGTGCGCCAACACAAAATACGGCATCCATGAGCAATAAAGGGATAGAGTTTACTTTGGGATGGAAAGATAAAGTCGGAGAGGTGGAGTATTCTGTGGTCGGTAATTTTGCTTATAACTTTAACCGTGTGACCAAATACAGAGGGAAATTATCTGAAGGATATACCACCGATGCAAATGGAAACCGGGTCTATAGTTCGAATATCGGACAGGTGGGCTCAGGCGACAATACCCGTATTCTGGAAGATCATACCATTAATGAATTGTATCTGCTACAGGTATATAAAGGAAACGGATCTTACCAGAACACTGATGGAAGTGTAAATATCAATGGTGGACCCCAGGACGGAATGATCAGAACTACACAAGATCTGGATTGGGTAAGATCAATGATTGCAGCAGGGTATAAGTTTGGGCCGGTAAGTACAGTAGGAAAAGGACAACTTTATTATGGAGACCTGATCTATGCCGATTCAAACGCTGATGGTACTTATGGAAATAACTTTGATAAACAGTTTACCAATGCATCCAGCATACCGAAATATACAATGGGTCTGAATTTTGGCGCAGCGTGGAAAGGTTTTGATTTCTCTATGCTTTGGGCAGCCAGCACTGGAATGAAGTATTTATACAATCAATCGGGGATCAACAGTACCAGAACCAATCTTGGTAATGCTATCGGTACGAGAATCGCGGATGACCATTATTATTATAATGAGGCGAATCCAAATGACCCTGCCAATAACCTGACTGCAAGTTTACCTAGACTTAAATGGGGTTCGTCTGATAATCAAACCAATATTCCAAGTAATTTCTGGCTTTACAATGCTTCTTATTTAAAGCTTAAAAATGTTCAGCTGGGTTATTCATTCTCCGATGGTCTGATCAAAAGGATTGGATTAAGCAGATTGAGGGTATTTCTGACAGGAGAGAATTTGTTAATGATCACCAAGTATCCAGGGCTTGATCCTGAGGTTGGAGCTAATCTTTCTTATCCTACAATGAAACAATTTGCTACAGGTCTAACTGCAACTTTTTAA
- a CDS encoding right-handed parallel beta-helix repeat-containing protein, producing the protein MKKQLVLAALFFLASSGMFNELYGQGKKSGVVNRYYVDSEKGNDNGTGKSEKDAWRSLVKVNAQTFRPGDKISFRRGGQWEGQLLPQGSGTKAQPIIFTAYGKGALPVIAAKGKFKDAVLLKNNSNLVLEYFDISNQDSLIKEQKTGPAGVRILAENIGTISNIRLSDLYIHDINGDNKKGSNEGNGIYWDCQGPKPSNIENLLIENCKLLRIDRNGIRGNGTFGFRTNWFPNRNLTIRGCTLEDIGGDGIVVKAFDGSLVEHNKLFYIRTRAKDNAVGIWPHSSDNTLIQFNEVAYTKNQDWSNDGQSFDIDGNCTNTIIQNNYSHDNEGGFMLVISDAINEKSKMTTGSIIRNNLSINDGNKRKRLFNFALVTDATHISGNHFYNLSADTVKMELIDIEHGVPKNVVFENNTFHYAGASVGVFSKSAQQYDALKWIGNTFKGNIQGKEQLLNVTEEKKLPEERGNNFPWNFLKEIEKKIKN; encoded by the coding sequence TTGAAAAAACAACTGGTTTTAGCTGCCTTATTTTTTCTTGCCTCATCTGGAATGTTCAATGAACTTTATGGACAGGGGAAAAAGTCAGGAGTAGTCAATCGTTATTACGTTGACAGCGAAAAAGGAAATGATAATGGTACCGGGAAATCAGAAAAAGATGCCTGGAGATCATTAGTAAAAGTTAACGCACAAACATTTCGGCCCGGCGACAAGATTTCGTTTAGAAGAGGTGGGCAATGGGAGGGGCAGCTCTTACCACAGGGTTCCGGAACAAAAGCGCAACCTATTATTTTTACGGCTTATGGAAAAGGAGCTTTGCCGGTTATTGCGGCAAAAGGAAAGTTCAAAGATGCTGTGCTCCTGAAGAACAATAGTAATCTTGTACTGGAATACTTTGATATTTCGAATCAGGATTCCTTGATTAAGGAACAAAAAACAGGTCCGGCGGGAGTTCGTATCCTTGCAGAAAATATCGGTACCATCTCCAACATCCGCTTGTCGGATTTGTACATCCATGACATTAACGGCGACAATAAGAAAGGAAGTAATGAAGGCAACGGAATCTATTGGGATTGCCAGGGACCCAAACCAAGCAATATTGAAAACCTGCTGATTGAAAATTGTAAGCTGCTGCGGATAGATCGGAATGGCATCCGCGGTAATGGAACTTTTGGTTTCAGAACCAACTGGTTCCCCAACAGAAACCTGACCATAAGAGGCTGTACACTGGAGGATATCGGTGGAGATGGGATTGTGGTTAAAGCCTTTGATGGTTCGTTGGTTGAACACAATAAATTGTTCTACATCAGAACCAGGGCTAAAGACAATGCTGTTGGAATATGGCCGCATAGCAGCGATAACACATTGATCCAGTTCAATGAGGTGGCATACACGAAAAACCAGGATTGGTCAAACGATGGTCAGTCTTTCGATATTGACGGGAACTGTACCAATACCATTATCCAAAACAATTACAGTCATGATAATGAGGGCGGATTTATGTTGGTGATTTCAGACGCCATCAATGAAAAAAGTAAAATGACTACCGGAAGCATCATCAGAAATAACCTAAGTATTAATGATGGAAATAAACGTAAACGTCTTTTCAATTTTGCCCTGGTTACGGACGCTACTCATATCAGCGGCAATCATTTTTACAACCTGTCTGCTGATACAGTAAAGATGGAATTGATAGATATTGAGCATGGCGTTCCGAAAAACGTAGTTTTTGAAAATAACACTTTTCATTACGCCGGAGCTTCAGTGGGTGTTTTTAGTAAATCTGCTCAACAGTATGATGCATTAAAATGGATTGGCAATACTTTCAAAGGCAATATTCAGGGTAAAGAGCAGCTGTTAAATGTAACGGAGGAGAAGAAGCTTCCTGAGGAAAGAGGGAATAATTTTCCATGGAATTTTTTGAAAGAAATAGAAAAGAAAATAAAAAACTAA
- a CDS encoding RagB/SusD family nutrient uptake outer membrane protein: MKQNIFNSKKIMLLLIAGLSISSCKKSLLDTDPYSSVSSATMWTTDNLTDLGVTGVYQTLRLGIQNSGASERELYQMDGLGFTSMTRGGNDLMTGTATPSSGRFSNTWKELYEGVQRANDAIENIALKSPSTPEKKARYIAECKFLRAYFYFRLNQLFKGVPVYLKPLPITEMTNGRESETKVWEVIINDLNDAINEPNLPQKYSKGASQYGHATKGAAYALRGKVYLYQKKWAEAAADFSKVKEAGYVLFQGGYKALFKEANEQSDEMIFSLQNIAVDGYGSTTQWYLGSRSSLGSAWNSYYVSPSLVDLYENVDGSKFNWDDIIPGYNTMPANKREVFFLRNNLSPTEITTFTNKGLDMSLYLPTGNEERIKAAYANRDSRLNATVIVPYGTYLGRPQFGADQTYTMRWPANNEQPPILDLFSDSRNQLFYLYRKFVYEGSTELINRQYGAIDLPIIRYADVLLMWAEALNELQQTGEAINKVNEVRARAGVAALNSSVATTVAGPVDLRDRIRNERRVELACEGVNYFDELRWGTLKEKVFTTTGGVNQVWGGITVPYVWKGDYVTTWPIPQVEIEMNPNLKQNLGWQ; the protein is encoded by the coding sequence ATGAAACAGAATATATTTAACTCAAAAAAAATCATGCTGTTGCTAATTGCAGGATTGAGCATCAGTAGCTGTAAAAAAAGTTTATTAGATACTGATCCGTATAGTTCAGTTAGTTCTGCAACGATGTGGACGACAGATAACCTGACCGATCTTGGTGTGACTGGTGTTTATCAGACATTGCGATTAGGGATTCAAAATAGTGGCGCCTCAGAGAGAGAGTTGTACCAGATGGATGGACTTGGCTTTACTTCGATGACACGTGGGGGCAATGACCTCATGACGGGAACTGCAACGCCTTCCAGTGGAAGGTTCAGTAATACCTGGAAAGAGTTGTATGAAGGAGTTCAGCGGGCAAATGATGCGATTGAAAATATTGCCTTAAAGTCACCGTCCACTCCGGAAAAAAAAGCAAGATACATTGCCGAATGTAAGTTTCTGCGGGCGTATTTTTACTTTAGATTGAATCAGCTGTTTAAAGGAGTTCCCGTGTACCTTAAGCCTTTGCCAATCACAGAAATGACCAATGGCCGGGAATCAGAAACGAAGGTCTGGGAAGTCATCATTAACGACCTGAATGACGCGATTAACGAACCTAACCTACCACAGAAGTATTCAAAAGGAGCTAGTCAATACGGACATGCAACGAAAGGTGCTGCTTATGCGTTGCGCGGAAAGGTCTATCTATACCAGAAAAAATGGGCAGAAGCTGCTGCTGATTTCAGTAAAGTGAAAGAAGCCGGATATGTTCTTTTTCAAGGAGGCTATAAGGCGCTGTTTAAAGAAGCCAATGAGCAGTCTGATGAAATGATCTTCTCTTTACAGAACATTGCCGTAGACGGATATGGATCGACCACACAGTGGTATCTGGGCTCCAGATCTTCTTTAGGCTCTGCCTGGAATAGTTATTACGTATCTCCTTCTCTTGTGGATCTGTATGAAAATGTGGATGGAAGTAAGTTTAACTGGGACGATATTATCCCTGGTTATAACACAATGCCGGCTAATAAACGGGAGGTTTTCTTTCTGAGAAATAACCTGAGCCCGACAGAAATTACCACTTTTACCAATAAAGGCCTGGATATGTCACTGTATTTACCAACAGGTAATGAAGAACGCATTAAAGCGGCTTATGCCAATAGGGACTCCCGACTAAATGCTACAGTGATTGTACCTTATGGAACTTACCTCGGTCGCCCGCAGTTTGGAGCAGATCAAACCTATACCATGCGCTGGCCGGCAAATAATGAACAGCCTCCGATATTAGATTTGTTCAGTGATTCCAGAAATCAGCTTTTCTACCTGTACCGTAAATTTGTTTATGAAGGTTCTACAGAATTGATCAATCGTCAGTATGGAGCAATTGACCTGCCAATCATCAGATATGCGGATGTTTTGCTAATGTGGGCGGAAGCACTCAATGAACTGCAACAAACTGGAGAAGCGATCAATAAAGTGAATGAGGTAAGGGCAAGAGCGGGCGTTGCTGCATTGAACTCTTCGGTAGCAACAACAGTAGCCGGGCCGGTTGATTTGAGAGACCGTATCCGCAATGAAAGAAGGGTAGAGCTGGCCTGCGAAGGTGTGAACTATTTTGATGAATTACGCTGGGGAACTTTAAAGGAAAAGGTGTTTACGACAACCGGAGGTGTGAATCAGGTATGGGGTGGAATTACTGTTCCTTATGTCTGGAAAGGTGATTATGTCACCACATGGCCAATTCCTCAGGTTGAAATCGAAATGAACCCGAATTTGAAACAAAACCTGGGATGGCAATAG